Within the bacterium genome, the region GTTGCGGGTCGAGGCGGTGGCGTCGTCGCGTATCGAAGGTATCGAGCTTTCGCCGCGGAGGCTGCTGACCGCAGAAGCCGAGCACCAAGCGGGCGGGCGGTCGGCTGACCGGACGGCGATCGAGGTGCTGGGGAACCTGGAAGCGATGGAAGAAGCGATCCGTTCGGCCGCCCGCAGCGATCCGTTACACACAGAGGACCTGTTGGAGGTCCACCGCCGGCTCATGTCGGCGTCGCCCCACCCTGATCTGGGCGGCTGGATCCGGGATACGCAGAACTGGATCGGGGCCAGCGCCTACTCGCCCTTGGAGGCATCCTTCGTTCCGCCCCCGCCCGAAGAAGTCCCCTCCCTGTTGTCCGACCTGATGGCCTACGTGAACCGCACGGACCTCCCACCCCTGATACAGGCCGGGATAGCGCACGCCCAGTTCGAGACTATCCACCCTTTTGCCGACGGCAACGGGCGCACCGGGCGAGCACTCATCCACGCGGTCCTGCGCAGGCGGGAGGTTGCCCCGGCGTTCGTGCCGCCCATCAGCGCGGTTCTGGCCCGATCCACCGATTCGTACATCGACGGACTCAGTGCCTGGCGGCATGTCGGAACCGCCGACGATCCCGCTCGAGACCATGCCGCGGAGCAATGGCTGGGCATGTTTCTCGAAGCCGTCCACGACGCTTGCCAGGAGGCTCACCGCTACCTGGACGCTGTTGCCGACCTTGAAGCCGACCTGCGCTCACGGGCCGGGTCGATCCGGCGCGGATCGTCCGCTGACCGCCTCCTGAGCCTTCTACCCGCCCGCCCCATCTTTGCGGTCGACTCGGCCGCGGCGGCGATCCAACGCTCGACAGTCGCAACAGGCCAGGCGGTCAACCAGCTCACCGAGTCGGGGGTACTGGTGGTGCGGAGCGTAGGCAAGCAAAGGTACAGAATCTTCGAAGCACCAGACGTCACCCGCCTCATCACCCGCCTCGACAGAGAACTCTCAATCCAAGGCGCTCCATAATCGCCCCGACATTGGTGTGGCTGATACGCAAGTGACTTAGTTAGCAACTAGGCAGAGTTTCCTCAGCCGCGGAGGTTTGCCGTTCTTGCTGTGTCCACGCTGAAAGTGGCCGGGTCCACCGCGACGCCGTAGTCCCGTTCGGCTGCCTCGACGGATACGAAGCCGTTGCGGACATC harbors:
- a CDS encoding Fic family protein, with the protein product MPDFLAGWVPRLSVDVIATAGAAESAVEALNRRAAGGGPHPLDTFAYVLLRVEAVASSRIEGIELSPRRLLTAEAEHQAGGRSADRTAIEVLGNLEAMEEAIRSAARSDPLHTEDLLEVHRRLMSASPHPDLGGWIRDTQNWIGASAYSPLEASFVPPPPEEVPSLLSDLMAYVNRTDLPPLIQAGIAHAQFETIHPFADGNGRTGRALIHAVLRRREVAPAFVPPISAVLARSTDSYIDGLSAWRHVGTADDPARDHAAEQWLGMFLEAVHDACQEAHRYLDAVADLEADLRSRAGSIRRGSSADRLLSLLPARPIFAVDSAAAAIQRSTVATGQAVNQLTESGVLVVRSVGKQRYRIFEAPDVTRLITRLDRELSIQGAP